The stretch of DNA ATTATATATATTTAGTTTTTCAAATATAGCAATACGGCTGCTAAATAATATACTTAAACAGTCATTTCTATGTTTATTAATCAATTTTATAAAATCAGATGTATTTTTCTTTTTGCTGTTAGATATTAATTGTAATATCATTTTTTTTATTAAAAATGCTTTACTATCATCTAAAGAATAGAATGCAAGTATAGTATTATCATTTTTTTGAAGTATTTCTAAAGCAAGCTGACTAGCAAATGATGTTTTTCCTACAGAACTTTCAGCACCAATTGTAATTAAATAATCTTTTATAAAATCTTTTAATACTTCAAATGAAGTATCTTTCAAATCATAAGATTGGCTATTCATGATTGTATTTATCAAATATTCTATAGTATTATTATTTAATATATTTTCTTCTATATTGAGACTATCTTCGTTGAGAATAGTAAATTCTTTTAAAATATTATTTATTTCAAGTATAGAGTTATCTATATTATTTTTATTTATTTCATTTAATTTTTCTCTAAGTGAATTAATGAGTTCATTTTTCAAATAGTCTTCTTTATCTATAATCAAGTCTTTATCAATCAAATTAATTCTCCGTATTTTTTTATATATTCTTCTTCTGTTAAAGATTTTTTATCTATTGTAAGTGAAAGCAATGATTTTTTAAAATTATTCATTTTTCTTATATATCTTAATTCTTTTTTTGTAAATATATAATAATCTAAAATGCAAATTTTGTCATTAGGCATTTCAAAATAATTATATTTTATATTATCTATTGTAAAACTTTTTATATCAGACTTTACTAATATATCATTAATATCCTTAATATTATTATTAATTGTAAAACTTTCTATTGAAAAAGCTCCTTTGTAATTGCTAAGTTTATATATATCTTTAATTAATCTTTTTCCTGCATTATCGTTGTCAGAAAAGCTATAAATATTATAATCTTTTATAAAATCATATTCTTTTAATATATTAGTTTTAGTAGCCCCCGACAAAGCAATAGCAATATATCCAAATCGTTCCAATGATAAAGCATCTATAACCCCTTCACATATAATAATATCTTTATTCTTGCCTACCTTATTTATATTATAAATAGAATCTTTTGCATTTTTATTAAATAAATACTTAGGTTTTATATCTTCATCTATAGTACGTCCTTGTATAGATATAATATTATTACCATCTGCATCAAAATATGGTATAATAAGCCTATGCCTATAATGAAATAAATATAATGTATTATATTCTTTATTTTTTGATAAAATACCGCTTTTTATTAGATTTTCTTCATTATAATGTTTTAATAGTTCATTTATAATAAGTAATTGTTCTTTTTTATCTTTTGGTAAATTTTTAATTTTATTGTCTATAATTTGTTTTTTTGTTATACATCTTTTTTCTAAATAACATAAAGCTTCTTTATTATCTAACAACTCTAAGAAAGTTTTATAAATATCATAAAAATAGTTGTTATTAGTTTTATTCATATTTTTTTTTGTATCAGTTTCTTTATATAATTTTACATTTTTATAATTATTTCCAGTTATAAACTCAATAGCTTCATTAAAGCTGCAATGTAAAATTTCTTTAACTAACTTTATATTGTCGCCGCTAGCTCCGCAGCTGAAACAATGATAATAATTTTCTTTTATATTAAATGATAAACTAGGATTTTTGTCATTATGAAATGGACATATTGCTTTATTATTTTTATCAATATTTA from Brachyspira pilosicoli encodes:
- a CDS encoding DnaB-like helicase C-terminal domain-containing protein — encoded protein: MIDKDLIIDKEDYLKNELINSLREKLNEINKNNIDNSILEINNILKEFTILNEDSLNIEENILNNNTIEYLINTIMNSQSYDLKDTSFEVLKDFIKDYLITIGAESSVGKTSFASQLALEILQKNDNTILAFYSLDDSKAFLIKKMILQLISNSKKKNTSDFIKLINKHRNDCLSILFSSRIAIFEKLNIYNLYNQLLKLKQNASSKLNIKEPRIIVVIDYLQIIDHDSNNVREGLNKICSYLKNIQKKLNCMMILLSQFNRSKETNINTLIRYRETSEIENISDLCINLESINNQENYNTKLYIVKNKAGEKNKIFTS
- a CDS encoding CHC2 zinc finger domain-containing protein; the encoded protein is MNLEIDYIKKHYSIINIAIRLGLNIDKNNKAICPFHNDKNPSLSFNIKENYYHCFSCGASGDNIKLVKEILHCSFNEAIEFITGNNYKNVKLYKETDTKKNMNKTNNNYFYDIYKTFLELLDNKEALCYLEKRCITKKQIIDNKIKNLPKDKKEQLLIINELLKHYNEENLIKSGILSKNKEYNTLYLFHYRHRLIIPYFDADGNNIISIQGRTIDEDIKPKYLFNKNAKDSIYNINKVGKNKDIIICEGVIDALSLERFGYIAIALSGATKTNILKEYDFIKDYNIYSFSDNDNAGKRLIKDIYKLSNYKGAFSIESFTINNNIKDINDILVKSDIKSFTIDNIKYNYFEMPNDKICILDYYIFTKKELRYIRKMNNFKKSLLSLTIDKKSLTEEEYIKKYGELI